Proteins encoded in a region of the Halioglobus maricola genome:
- a CDS encoding NAD+ synthase, protein MTTLNILMAQMNTLVGDFDGNTDRVIDTVKRAEQDHAAPVVVFPELTLSGYPPEDLLLRPSVELRVNQSLDKICAALTSDAYAVIGYPRREDGTLYNAAGVIHRGEIIAEYRKQCLPNYQVFDEKRYFEAGDEPCVVDIQGVPVGITICEDIWEEAPTLDAAEAGAALLLNLNSSPYHRGKRSERWDLVAERARAAGFPIVYVNQVGGQDELVFDGGSFAVDAEGELVAAAPNFEEGEYWLHYDAESKSAPFSGLKVFDPLDEMDATWRALVLGVRDYVNKNGFKGVVLGLSGGIDSALTLAVAVEALGPERVEAVMMPFRYTSQMSVEDAAEQSRLLGVSHKVISIEPIYESFMAALKEEFAGTEVDTTEENLQARCRGVLLMSISNKKGYLVLTTGNKSEMAVGYSTLYGDMAGGFDALKDVPKTLVFDLCRYRNTLGPCIPQRVIDRPPSAELAPDQKDEDSLPPYDVLDQILEMYVEQDMSAEAIIAAGMDRDQVQRVLRLVDVNEYKRRQAPIGVRITRRGFGRDRRYPITSGWRIGD, encoded by the coding sequence ATGACAACTCTGAACATCTTGATGGCCCAGATGAACACCCTCGTTGGTGATTTTGACGGTAATACAGACCGTGTGATCGATACCGTGAAGCGGGCAGAGCAAGATCACGCCGCGCCGGTGGTCGTTTTCCCGGAATTGACTCTTAGCGGCTATCCCCCTGAGGACCTGCTCCTGCGTCCCAGTGTCGAGTTGCGGGTCAACCAGTCGCTGGACAAGATCTGCGCCGCACTCACCTCAGATGCTTATGCCGTGATTGGCTACCCACGCAGAGAGGACGGAACGCTGTACAACGCTGCCGGTGTTATCCACCGGGGTGAGATCATTGCCGAGTATCGCAAGCAGTGCCTGCCCAACTACCAGGTCTTTGATGAGAAGCGCTACTTTGAGGCCGGCGACGAGCCTTGTGTGGTGGATATTCAGGGTGTGCCTGTCGGCATTACTATCTGCGAGGATATCTGGGAGGAGGCACCCACACTGGATGCAGCTGAGGCGGGTGCCGCACTGCTGCTGAACCTGAATTCATCACCCTATCACCGCGGCAAGCGCTCTGAACGCTGGGATTTAGTCGCTGAGCGTGCGCGCGCCGCTGGCTTCCCCATCGTCTATGTCAATCAGGTGGGTGGCCAGGACGAATTGGTGTTCGACGGCGGGTCCTTCGCAGTCGATGCCGAGGGTGAGCTGGTCGCAGCCGCGCCCAACTTCGAGGAGGGGGAATACTGGCTGCACTACGACGCGGAAAGCAAGTCAGCGCCCTTCAGCGGTCTCAAGGTATTTGATCCACTGGATGAAATGGACGCCACCTGGCGCGCGCTGGTGCTGGGCGTGCGCGACTATGTGAACAAGAACGGTTTCAAGGGCGTAGTGTTGGGCCTCTCCGGGGGTATCGACTCCGCACTCACCCTGGCCGTGGCTGTGGAGGCGCTGGGACCAGAACGGGTCGAAGCAGTGATGATGCCATTTCGCTATACCTCCCAGATGAGCGTGGAGGATGCCGCTGAGCAATCACGCCTGCTGGGCGTAAGCCACAAGGTGATTTCCATCGAGCCCATTTATGAATCGTTTATGGCGGCGCTGAAGGAAGAATTTGCGGGTACCGAGGTGGATACTACCGAGGAAAATCTTCAGGCCCGTTGTCGCGGTGTTTTACTGATGTCTATTTCCAACAAGAAGGGTTATCTCGTGCTTACCACTGGCAACAAGAGCGAGATGGCGGTGGGTTATTCCACCCTGTATGGCGACATGGCCGGCGGCTTTGATGCGCTCAAGGATGTACCCAAGACGCTCGTATTTGATTTGTGTCGCTATCGCAATACCCTGGGCCCCTGTATTCCCCAGCGGGTGATTGACCGGCCGCCCTCAGCAGAACTGGCCCCGGACCAGAAGGATGAGGATTCCCTGCCTCCCTACGACGTGCTGGACCAGATTCTTGAAATGTATGTGGAACAGGATATGTCGGCAGAAGCGATCATCGCTGCTGGCATGGACCGCGATCAGGTTCAGCGCGTACTGCGCCTGGTAGATGTCAATGAATACAAGCGCCGTCAGGCGCCAATTGGCGTGCGGATCACCCGCCGCGGATTTGGCCGCGACCGGCGCTACCCGATCACGTCTGGCTGGAGAATCGGGGACTAG
- a CDS encoding outer membrane protein assembly factor BamD: MKYALVLLLSLAIIGCAGNDETPEIAADTGEQQIYDQAQRYLRASNWDLAVRGLQTLESRYPFGRYAEQAQLEIIYAHYQGFEHEAAVEAADRFIRLHPQHPNVDYAYYMKGLAAYSSNDDLLARFLPTDEAERDMTSAKEAFAEFAQLVSRYPDSPYSADAKARMVHLRNLLARHEIIVANYYFRRGAYLAAANRGRYVVENFQRTPAVADGLAVMAQGYILMGMDDLARDTIEVLAMNYPEHPNIDDQGEFKSVYTLDGLQRNWINKATFGLFFPPTPPQFDSRDG; this comes from the coding sequence TTGAAATACGCTCTGGTCCTGCTGCTCAGCCTCGCGATCATAGGCTGTGCAGGCAACGACGAAACACCCGAAATCGCCGCCGATACCGGCGAACAGCAAATCTACGACCAGGCCCAGCGCTACCTGCGCGCCAGCAACTGGGATCTGGCTGTGCGAGGCCTGCAGACCCTGGAGTCTCGCTACCCTTTCGGCCGTTACGCAGAGCAGGCACAGCTGGAGATAATCTACGCCCACTATCAAGGGTTTGAGCACGAAGCCGCGGTAGAGGCAGCTGATCGCTTTATCCGCCTGCACCCGCAGCATCCCAACGTAGACTATGCCTATTACATGAAAGGCCTGGCCGCCTATTCGTCCAACGACGACCTGCTGGCCCGGTTCCTGCCCACCGATGAGGCAGAGCGGGACATGACCTCGGCGAAAGAGGCCTTTGCAGAATTCGCGCAATTGGTCTCACGCTACCCCGACAGCCCATATTCCGCGGATGCCAAGGCCCGCATGGTGCACCTGCGCAACCTGCTGGCGCGGCATGAAATTATTGTTGCAAACTACTACTTCCGCCGCGGCGCATATCTGGCAGCGGCCAATCGCGGCCGCTATGTAGTCGAGAACTTCCAGCGCACGCCGGCCGTCGCCGACGGCCTGGCAGTGATGGCGCAAGGCTATATTCTGATGGGTATGGACGACCTGGCCCGTGACACTATCGAAGTGCTGGCCATGAACTACCCCGAGCACCCCAACATCGACGACCAGGGTGAATTCAAGAGCGTCTACACGCTCGATGGGCTACAGCGCAACTGGATCAACAAGGCGACCTTCGGCCTGTTCTTCCCGCCCACACCACCGCAGTTTGATTCTCGCGACGGCTAG
- the rluD gene encoding 23S rRNA pseudouridine(1911/1915/1917) synthase RluD, with product MSERIQISAQVPAEMDGDRLDQVAARLFPDYSRSRLQGWIKKGELLVDGGQLRPRDKVEEGMELAIDTEPEEVVGWKAQDIALDILHEDEHIIVLNKPAGLVVHPGAGHAEGTLVNALLAHAPEMAQLPRGGIVHRLDMETSGIMVAAKSILAHGDLVAQLQERTVKREYSAVCIGVMTGGGTVNEPIGRHPKQRKKMAVLAAGGKPAITHYRVAKRFGHHTSIAVNLETGRTHQIRVHMAHRHYPLVGDPTYGGRPRIPKGASEELVQALRGFPRQALHARALGLFHPETGEEVNFDCPLPEDMKGLLATLEREDPVVAGDDTLY from the coding sequence ATGAGCGAGAGGATTCAGATTTCGGCGCAGGTGCCGGCGGAGATGGACGGCGACAGGCTGGACCAGGTTGCCGCGCGTCTGTTCCCGGATTATTCCCGCTCACGCCTGCAGGGCTGGATCAAAAAAGGCGAGCTATTGGTCGATGGCGGCCAGTTGCGGCCGCGGGACAAGGTAGAGGAGGGCATGGAGCTCGCCATCGATACCGAACCCGAGGAAGTGGTGGGCTGGAAAGCGCAGGACATAGCGCTGGATATCCTGCATGAGGACGAGCACATTATTGTCCTCAACAAGCCGGCCGGCCTCGTTGTGCACCCCGGCGCCGGGCATGCGGAGGGGACTCTGGTGAATGCATTACTGGCTCACGCCCCGGAAATGGCACAACTGCCGCGAGGGGGAATCGTCCACCGTCTGGACATGGAGACCTCGGGCATTATGGTGGCGGCCAAGAGCATTCTTGCCCACGGCGACCTGGTAGCCCAGTTGCAGGAGCGCACCGTAAAACGGGAGTACAGCGCAGTGTGCATCGGTGTGATGACAGGAGGTGGCACGGTAAATGAGCCTATCGGTCGTCACCCCAAGCAGCGTAAAAAGATGGCCGTGCTTGCAGCGGGCGGCAAGCCCGCGATCACCCACTACCGGGTGGCGAAGCGCTTCGGCCACCACACGTCTATCGCGGTGAACCTCGAAACTGGCCGCACCCACCAGATCCGGGTCCATATGGCGCACCGCCATTATCCACTGGTGGGCGATCCCACCTACGGTGGCCGGCCTCGCATTCCCAAAGGTGCTTCTGAAGAATTGGTACAGGCCCTGCGGGGCTTTCCGCGACAGGCGTTGCATGCCCGGGCGCTGGGCCTGTTCCATCCGGAAACCGGTGAAGAAGTGAATTTTGACTGCCCGCTGCCAGAAGACATGAAAGGCCTTCTCGCCACGCTGGAGCGTGAAGACCCGGTGGTTGCCGGTGACGACACCTTATATTGA
- the pgeF gene encoding peptidoglycan editing factor PgeF, with amino-acid sequence MTTPYIEPAWPAPATVRAVSTLRTGGASVAPYASFNLGDHVGDDPAVVATNRAALAAESGAGAIQWLQQVHGTEVLAATGDMTPEADASWTAQPDLACSVMTADCLPVLFCDRAGTTVAAAHAGWRGLCSGVLEATVAAMGRDPAELLAWLGPAIGPETFEVGPEVRAAFLERDREAEPCFKPSRGRSGAYLADLYALARRRLNHAGVTGIYGGDFCTYTEGDRFFSYRRDGQTGRMASLIWLNP; translated from the coding sequence GTGACGACACCTTATATTGAACCCGCCTGGCCCGCTCCGGCGACGGTACGGGCTGTCTCAACGCTCCGCACTGGCGGCGCCAGTGTTGCCCCCTATGCCAGTTTCAATCTGGGCGATCACGTTGGCGACGACCCAGCGGTGGTTGCCACCAATCGAGCCGCCCTGGCTGCCGAGAGTGGCGCTGGTGCAATTCAGTGGCTGCAACAGGTCCACGGGACTGAGGTATTGGCAGCCACAGGCGACATGACGCCGGAAGCCGACGCCAGCTGGACCGCACAGCCGGACCTCGCCTGTTCGGTGATGACGGCAGATTGCCTGCCTGTACTTTTCTGTGATCGCGCCGGCACGACTGTCGCTGCGGCCCACGCGGGTTGGCGCGGGCTGTGCTCCGGGGTGCTGGAAGCCACTGTCGCAGCAATGGGGCGAGATCCTGCGGAACTGTTGGCCTGGCTGGGGCCAGCGATTGGTCCGGAAACCTTTGAAGTCGGGCCTGAGGTCCGTGCGGCTTTTCTGGAGAGGGACCGGGAGGCTGAACCCTGTTTCAAGCCGAGTCGTGGCCGCTCGGGAGCCTATTTGGCGGACCTGTATGCACTAGCTCGCCGTCGCCTGAATCATGCGGGGGTCACCGGCATATACGGCGGTGATTTTTGTACGTATACGGAGGGCGATCGCTTTTTTTCCTACCGCCGAGACGGCCAGACGGGCCGTATGGCCAGCCTGATTTGGCTCAATCCCTGA